In the genome of Amphiura filiformis chromosome 11, Afil_fr2py, whole genome shotgun sequence, the window tcaaaattttcaattgatcgtcggcctttcctccaagctacattcactttaaaaatatatcattagatttataaaatttacttcgaggactgttatatatcaaaaatgtgaaaaatatcaaattttaataatttgtcataaaatttgtattatatcgtgaatttcaaaaataaaaattatttgatatcagaaagacattcttcgtattcagaatgcaattcgatatatctgatttgctctcatgtgccacaaaaaatactgtcgaaacgctcaaaacgctcattccagatcccttaatgacataaaatttgaaaaatattgtgatGATCAAtcggggttttgacttttaaaacctacacctTGGTCAAATATTGTGCGTGGATAGACTGTTTTTAACAGATTtatcacattcgccttgctataaacattgaattgcgtcatctgttgacgtagTGCAAAAGgtgtttttagcgggaagtgttagctaTCGTTCggtataaaaacttttctgattggacGAAGGAAATTATCGGGggtttgacaaaaccaatcacagatgccataTTTTCCACTAGTCCCCAGCTAGAagttcacacagctcttatgatactatgcactcaaccgtgtagtgtaaacacagactgtgtagagacaatgctTTGCTAGACTCTGTGCTTGGACACATTTGTGTACTCAGGTGTATCgaagtggaaactgtgcatagatgcattTAATCGTTTTTTTGGCCAAACCTTTCGATATGGAGAACAATCAAAACCGATGCCGTCAGAAATGGAAGTATTACTATCCAATCACACTGAATATACCGAGATAGaaaatagagggtatgcaatacgacatcAAGCATGAAGCAAACATGGTATTAATCAAAAATTCACGCGAAAACTCACACTTTCCTGCCATAAAATCATCAAAGTACGTGTCCCACGACGAATAATTCGGAATCATTGGCATCCATTTATGGAAGTTAAAGTATGACACGGCTAAATCTTTGGGATTCCGTGCCACGTAGACAATTTTGGCTTTTTTCTTCATGATGTCAGGAGGTAGTAGCTGGAATGGTAGATGTGTTTTTAACAGTCTTGGAGATGGCAGGATCCTAGCCATACTGAGTGGTGAAATACCGACTGGCATTTGACCCTGTAATAAGATTAAACAAAAAGCTCCAAATAGTAGTTTGGGATCAGGATTTTTGCTGTGATTCTCTCTTATATTATATTAGCACATTAATTTTTACCATGCTTGTTTGCTACTCCTCGGGGATAGTCCACAACGACAAACATCCAGAACACGAACAAGCCACACTAAGTATTTTAGAATACATGACACAcggatatttgatattatattaaGAGAATCATCACTTAATTTAAGACATTTGAAATGTtggtgaaaatgtaatttttttaatgataattgttcagttttgaccgaAAACGTGTAATTTTTACACGGCAAATGTTTTGAAAAGTATTTTTGTACGTCATTTGTGGCCAATTCTTTTATTAACAAAGTTTGTATTaacactttatattattgatatactaggttctttaattttaagctataaaaatatgctaatgaaagtcaattcccagtttctCGTTACATTTTGGTTTAGGATTGAGTGCCATGggtgactttttcattattcattattttaagacTGTGCTTATACCCCTTTATATCCATATTAAAAAAGACACTTAAAATACGTTTTTCTTGATGATTTACCTGTTTTGAAGTGTGCAATGGCCTCGCTAATTTCATCTCCTGATATTGGAACCATCAGGATTGCATTGTCAATATGTGTCATGCCTCgacatttttggcattttttgggAAGGAGAGCGTTTCTATTCTTGTTTTGTACCCTTTTCGATCTCATCTCACGGGATATTTTGCATTGTGCTTTTAATTTCTCTGTTAAGATTTCATTGGCCATATCGGATTTATTATTCTTGTGCCATCTTTGTTGGGTTGTTGTATGTGCAATTTTTGTTGGCTTTTTTGCCTTGACTCTCTTATTTGTTTCTCTAAAACATGTCAAATAATGAAACTgtgaatcgactttcattagccttgaAATTAGAATAGAAAGAGAAGACATTGGGTGTTAATTCTTTTTGAATTCTCTTAATAGCTCAAAATTCAAGCGCAGTGAttcaagcgcagtgatttatagtgcgctacgcacaggcacaactccTAGACGGGCTGAGGCTTGAGGATCAGAAGAAGCATTGTATATATCAATATTATAAATGATCACAATAATGTGTTTTTGTAGTGAACACATTCATAAACAGAAAACGACTAACCTGCTTTATACAGAACAAAAGCATTCGAAACATCACTTTCAAGAGGTACCATAGCATCAATAAAGCCTTCAAAGGTGGAGAATGGCGAAGCTGAAAAACAATTTTGTCAACGTTATTATTATCATGGTTTCAAGGTTTGTTAAAAGACACAGTCGCAGCTAAACACTGAATTGATGTGCAATTTACAatcaatgaaaataaacaaactgCATAAATAAAATACTGAAAAACACATAAGGCACAAATATTCAACCACTGGACGACACTTCAACCAAATTCAAAGATTAGAAAAGTCGCAGCTCTTTGTTTTCCGTCATACGACTTAATATCAAATTCTTGTTTTAAAAAAGGGCTACTTAACTCACCACCTGAACCAGAAAGTGAGATTAAAATGGAACtttcaataataattaaataacctAATAATTAAAGTTACCTACTTTTGGCCCTTTGATATTAGCTTCTATATATGGTATTCTCAGCATGGTGTGTCCTGTCTTAGTTCTTTCCACATCCGCGTTATTCATCGCAAGGAACATAATTTCCTGAACCCACGTCGTAcctaaattaaaaatataattcaACAAAATGATAAGCGAGGTTAAGTATTGGTACAGCAAGTTAATGACACCGAGAAATAGTTGGCGTggtcaaaatattataaagtgCTCAAGAAGTTcctgaaaattcaaaaattagcCTATACAGAGAACCATTACATGTTCTGCTGCCTCTTTACAGAACCAAAaacttatgtttttttttaaagaaccatCAAGGGCTCCTATGAGagaacaaaataatacggaaTGTTTGCTTTTAAGAACCATCAAGGGTTCCCCCGAGAGAATACAATAATACGAGATGTTTGCCTGttgattataatattttttaataactcCATTATTTTCGTTGTTGTTAATATTTGTTTGCAAGGTTGCCCAGGTAGTCGACGATAAGTGGGGGTGCGTTggcgaactcaaaaatagcgtaACTAGCTCGAGCGTAAACGTTGACAAATTGACCGTTCCGTGTACTGTGTCCGTATACGCTCATTTGAGCGAGGACACCAGGTTTGAACGCTTCCATAAATCATGTAAACAGTCAATCTTCTTGTTGTGGATTTACTAATTTAGTCAGGAATTTGTAACAGACCCACCACAAACAATAGCCTAGAGTTTTATTCATTAATGAAAACTTTCACATAATAGTATAACCGTCAAAACCTTGCACCAGCGGATTGAACAACAACAGATATAAACCGGAATTAATATTCTTTCTATGTGAATACGGTATATGTTTCCATTGAAAATATCCTGGGATGTATAACAAAAATGTACTGAATACTGGCCCACATGAATATTTTTCTGATAGGCTATCCCCAAAACAATAGTATATGAAAGATAGTGACAGAATGATAAACAGTTGTATAAGTCACACTCTGAATACCGATAACACATACCTTAATTGGGATTACAATGGATTGTGAAATACTTAACGAAATTAGAGTTACAATTTGTAAATGAAAGACTTGAAACAACGTATTGTACGAGCAATGATACACTAAAAAGAATTGGATTTTGTCCTTTACAGTCTTACTTGCACAAACTTAGGGTAGAAAAATTAGAAGGTATAGCCTATATGACTGCCTCAAATCTTTGAAGAATTCAGGCCAACAGCCAGGGTCATATCAAAGGTACCTGCTTTCGGGTAGGACACAACATAGGCATCCTCCGATCTAGCCTCCCATGCAGGCATTCGTAAGAGGACTTCTTCTTGTACATTGGTATCTGCAAACCATACACCATTAAATTGGTACATCTTAGTTTCTGTTTTGGCCATCTCTTCTACCATGTTCTCTGTTCCCAGTCGAGCTGAAAAAAATCCCATAATttgaaaattcaattaaattaatgataaatacaaaaatacattcaTTACTTGATTATGGGACTTGTTATGGGGTGTGTTACgcgtgggtggggtgtgtgtgcataGAGGATTAGTATTATCCTCGATTTGTAAAATTCGACAAGCTTGAGGAGATAGGTGGGGAGAGGGTGTGAGTATCGCAACATCCatctatctctaaggaccgctatctctaaggttcgctgtcACTAATgagtaaagtctatggagatgagactcccgctatctctaatagagaaaagggttcgctatacctaaaaaaggtccgctacttctaaggttcgatatcactaattcagaataaggttcgctagttctaaggttcgatatcactaatttgaaataaggctcgctatcactaattttaaataaggttcgttatcactaattttgaaaaaggtccgctatcactaatttattgaaggttcgctatctctaaggttcgctatcacttattgcaattaaggttcgctatacctaaggttcgctatcactaattttaattaaggttcgctatcactaattaattaaggttaatgcacaatgttgatgcgtctaatgcacgagtcccgataggggggggggcattagacgcatcaacatcagctatcattgatttacatatacagccctcttccctagtaaaagtggcacaattgtggttttaccctttcgttgttaactaaacatatctcgcgattaaaacaagcaaattaagCAAAACAAACGGCATGTGAGAtataagactgcgcccttgacgtccatgtaagcatcatgtcacaacagtattttctaattaccaTAGACGGCGCCTTTGACTTGCACATTTTTTGAGACAGACTgtatttaaaacatgctcagactCGGAGCACTTCTTGTGTACATTCCACCACAGATATTGGCGATTCCACCTTAAAATAAGCGCAGTACCGAAGTCTATGAAAATTAATAGTGATTATTTACATTGTCATGACTGTGCATCAGTGCATGTAGCCTACTTACCGAACTCCGTGTCTATGAACCTGTCCATTGTCAATCACTGTATGGTATTTTCTTTCCAGTGAATATCTATACATGTGTAAAGTCGGCCTGGTCAACGTCAAGTTCACTTATTATATTCAGCAGAACATTTTGGCAGATAAAATACTATACCGTATTTAATTAAATGCATACACTAGTATTAATACAACTGGTGTTTTGAAATGCAGTGCTTGATATACACGTGAGTACATGTAGTATTATGATTTAATATGCAGTGGACGAGTGGTATTGTTAGCTATTGTTGCCTTGCTATAATTGTCGCATGACTTGCAATTGTTCAGCGCAGCCCTTGACCTTAAACTAAGCGAGAGTGAAAAATAATGCTAAGCATAAAcaagaaatgttttttaaaatgtcTGTATTAGCATTAACCATGTACCAGTAGCAGATACATTTTTGCTTTTGCAGCGTACGCAATATTCAACCGGAGCTTTAAATCAAGATCATATCCTATAATTAAATCATTTACATATGCACACATAACGTTCTCacggtgtttttttgtttttttttgttttttcattcatGGAGATTATACATGTTTAAAGGCCCAGccagtgatttgcttatccggacgatcgtaaaaatcatcaaaattcagatttttggtacctttgtcattgtcataaatgtgtttacatagcctgttagtggttcagccgaaacccgtgtattaaagacaaaataaggaataagaacatgtaggcctatctgtaatttttctatttatatactgacagta includes:
- the LOC140165122 gene encoding sulfotransferase 1C4-like — translated: MDRFIDTEFARLGTENMVEEMAKTETKMYQFNGVWFADTNVQEEVLLRMPAWEARSEDAYVVSYPKAGTTWVQEIMFLAMNNADVERTKTGHTMLRIPYIEANIKGPKLRHSPPLKALLMLWYLLKVMFRMLLFCIKQGQMPVGISPLSMARILPSPRLLKTHLPFQLLPPDIMKKKAKIVYVARNPKDLAVSYFNFHKWMPMIPNYSSWDTYFDDFMAGKLNYGHWYEHYLGFWNRRHEENILFIKYEDMKKDHKAAVTQICDFLGYTYSEEILASITEHTTFSSMKKNPMTNPDSLFPRKVTAEKDNTSFMRKGKVGDWRNYFTDEQSKALDETYKEKLEGTGLQFDF